The Argentina anserina chromosome 3, drPotAnse1.1, whole genome shotgun sequence genome includes a region encoding these proteins:
- the LOC126788213 gene encoding probable L-type lectin-domain containing receptor kinase S.7 has translation MNPRKLLAFTLIFIFILRRHHSAAAENLSFDFPSFNFRNLTLLGSSHIRNGVVGLTRDLPVPTSSAGTVLYNSPVPFFDPSTNTTASFSTRFTFSISNLSPSPSGDGMSFFLSPSNSTLGSPGAFLGLQNSSTSSPPPAFIAVEFDTKMDPHFSDPNDNHVGLDIASLVSIKTADPIDQDVDLKSGAAVTAWIDYKNDQETLNVYLSYSSLKPPTPVLAVAIDLSGYLKQTMYVGFSASTEGSTELHQVENWSFRTSGFVPARPTLHPHNVSDTYVIVSPRLPAPDSGDGRRRMGLGLGIGMPAVFCVALAVFGVLSVRKWREMRRVKSFKAEVVAGPRQFGYRELKAATGGFHPSRVIGHGAFGTVYKAFFVHSGTIAAVKRSRHCHEGKTEFLAELSIIACLRHKNLVHLQGWCVEKGELLLVYDFMPNGSLEKVLYQDSELCQANLLDWPHRRNVAIGLASVLTYMHQECEQQVIHRDIKTGNVLLDGNFNAKLGDFGLAKLMDHDKSPVSTLTAGTMGYLAPEYLQYGKATEKTDAFSYGVVILELACGRRPIERIPDCHKMVNLVDWVWGLHSEGRIIDAADQRLAGEFDEEEMRKLLLVGLSCANPDSSKRPTMRRVLQILSNEAESPAVPRVKPSLSFSCGVSLSVDDIVSDCEEGGSMCEIVIN, from the coding sequence ATGAATCCAAGAAAGCTTCTTGCTTTCAccctcatcttcatcttcatcctccGCCGCCACCACTCCGCCGCCGCCGAGAATCTCAGCTTCGACTTCCCCTCCTTCAACTTCCGCAACCTCACCCTCCTCGGCTCCTCCCACATCCGCAACGGCGTCGTCGGCCTCACCCGCGACCTCCCCGTCCCCACCTCCTCCGCCGGCACCGTCCTCTACAACTCCCCCGTCCCCTTCTTCGACCCCTCCACCAACACCACCGCCTCCTTCTCCACCCGCTTCACCTTCTCCATCTCCAACCTCTCCCCCTCCCCCTCCGGCGACGGCATGTCGTTTTTCCTCTCCCCCTCCAACTCCACCCTCGGCTCTCCCGGCGCGTTTCTCGGCCTCCAAAACTCCTCCACGTCATCACCACCCCCCGCGTTTATCGCCGTGGAATTCGACACCAAGATGGACCCACACTTCTCCGACCCGAACGACAACCACGTCGGCCTCGACATCGCCTCCCTGGTCTCCATCAAGACCGCCGACCCCATTGACCAGGACGTTGACCTCAAGAGCGGCGCCGCCGTCACCGCCTGGATCGACTACAAGAACGACCAAGAGACCCTCAACGTCTACCTCAGCTACTCCTCCCTCAAGCCGCCGACGCCGGTCCTCGCCGTCGCCATCGATCTTTCCGGCTACCTGAAGCAGACCATGTACGTCGGCTTCTCGGCCTCCACCGAAGGCAGCACGGAGCTTCACCAGGTCGAGAATTGGAGCTTCCGGACCTCCGGATTCGTTCCGGCGAGGCCGACATTGCACCCCCACAACGTATCCGATACGTATGTCATTGTTAGTCCGAGGCTGCCGGCGCCGGATTCCGGAGACGGCCGCCGTAGAATGGGGCTGGGGCTAGGGATTGGGATGCCGGCGGTGTTCTGCGTTGCGCTGGCGGTTTTCGGAGTCTTAAGTGTGAGGAAATGGAGGGAAATGAGGAGGGTGAAGAGTTTTAAGGCGGAGGTGGTGGCGGGGCCGCGGCAGTTTGGTTATAGGGAGCTGAAGGCAGCTACAGGGGGGTTCCATCCGAGCAGGGTGATCGGCCATGGCGCTTTCGGGACGGTGTACAAGGCGTTTTTCGTGCATTCGGGGACTATTGCGGCAGTCAAGAGGTCCAGGCATTGTCATGAGGGGAAGACTGAGTTTCTTGCAGAGCTGTCGATTATCGCTTGCTTGCGGCACAAGAACCTTGTGCATTTGCAGGGATGGTGTGTCGAGAAGGGCGAGCTGCTGCTCGTGTATGATTTCATGCCGAATGGGAGCCTTGAGAAGGTGTTGTATCAGGACAGTGAGCTATGCCAGGCTAATTTGCTGGACTGGCCTCATAGGAGGAATGTGGCGATTGGTTTGGCGTCTGTGTTGACGTATATGCATCAGGAGTGTGAGCAGCAGGTGATTCATAGGGATATCAAGACTGGTAATGTGTTGCTGGATGGGAATTTCAATGCAAAGCTTGGTGATTTCGGATTGGCAAAGCTGATGGATCATGATAAGAGCCCTGTTTCGACTCTGACTGCTGGGACTATGGGGTATCTTGCGCCGGAGTATCTTCAGTATGGGAAGGCTACTGAGAAGACTGATGCTTTCAGTTATGGTGTGGTTATACTTGAACTGGCTTGTGGAAGGAGGCCAATTGAGAGGATACCGGATTGTCACAAGATGGTGAATTTGGTCGATTGGGTTTGGGGGCTACATTCTGAGGGGAGGATTATTGATGCAGCTGATCAGAGGTTGGCTGGGGAGTTTGATGAGGAAGAAATGAGGAAGCTGCTGCTTGTTGGTTTGAGTTGCGCTAATCCGGATAGCTCCAAGAGGCCTACAATGAGGAGGGTTCTGCAGATCTTGAGCAATGAGGCAGAATCTCCAGCTGTGCCGAGGGTTAAGCCAAGTCTCAGTTTCTCTTGTGGCGTGTCCCTATCTGTTGATGACATTGTTTCAGACTGTGAGGAAGGCGGTTCAATGTGTGAGATTGTAATCAACTGA